The DNA sequence CATCAGAAACGTCCAGGCCGCTGCTGCTGACGGCGTAGTCGAGTATAACACGAGAGCAGAGCCTGAAAGAGTTATGCACGATCACGACTACCTCGCCACGTGCGGCTTCACGAAAAAGAGAATCAACGTGCGCACCATTCACAACTACAGCGTTTCTCCCTCAGCCGTGACACGTGACGAAAACGCAGCACAGGATCAGGTCGTCTCCGAGTCTCCCTCAACACCCCAGCAGAACGAAAACACCGAGGATCAGCCTGTTTCTGAGTCTCCGTCAACACCTCAGCGCAAAGACAACACGGTGCAGGTTGACCTGGTGTCCATGTCAACCATAACGCTCAAAACGAAAGAAAACGCACTGCGGCACAAGCTTGTCTTAGCTCGCAAGAAGCTGAAGTTAAAGTGTCAGCAGACGCGGAGGATGAAAGCCAAACTCTTGTCCCTGAAAGCTCTGACGAAGGTCCTTCAGAAAAAGATGATCGCGTATGAGAAAAGAATTGCAGTGATGAGTTTGCAGGAAAGCTGCACAAAGTGCGAAAGGGTCAGAAATCGTTTATTATCGTGAGCGCTGTGTGAgactgttgctgctgtgtgtaGCAGGCAGAAAAAAGTCTGAACActattcattttttcagtttcttggTTTATTTAAGTCGCtatgaaacagacaaaaatgcacCCTgcgtaggcgggtttccattaagcCTCATATTGCAAAAATTGACATTGTGAATATTAAATACGCttgatggaaacacgtcaatttcaataaaaacccccatttatcgcaaaaaagtttctACGCTCAGAAGAGGTGATATTTCAAGCAATTCCAAAAAGCCACATTGGTGCAAACTGCAGTGCTGCTGacgttttgaacatccatcgccatggttactgggatgttatcgccTGAGGAGAAGTCGTACAACATCacacagtggaaacacagtcagctccacattgtgttttatccacatttggaaaatatcactcaaatctgttatggaaacccgcctagtgactctttacatgcacaaaatattcaggTTTATTCTGAAAGAGCCGCTTTTGccgtttttccttttttgcatcaaaataggattatTTGTAACTTTTCGACAGGTGGCACACATTTTGACCGTGCTAACGCAGCTTCAGGGCCATGCTTCTCCAACCCTTGCAAATTAAGGACGCGCAATAATATTGGCATGTCCTCAGTATCGGCACAtaactgcttaaaaatgaattatcagCATTGGCCCAAAATGAATTTTTCTGCAGATTTGACAGGCCAGAAAGACGCCGCTTTAATAATACAACTGTAGTTAGTTGAAACAAGTCAGATTTTGACTCTCATCGTCTGTTAAAGTGAGAcgagttttacagttttgttcGAAATCGGTTAAATGAGAATTAATATGCTTTACATGTAACGTAAGATAAAGAATTGCTTTGCCCTATGAattagtacattttaaaaaagtctcgTATGTTATGTTTGCATCTGCAGCCGCTGGGTCAGAGACGCGTTCATCCCTctgcagaagagacttgatgttcTCTGCAATTAGGTGGAAACGTTTGTGCATAAAATCAATATCTGCATCTGCAATCAGCCAAAATGATCCAGAAAACAACACTACATCGGATAGATTAAAAAAACGTGCATCCGTTTTGCAAACTGTCGGTTCGTTGATTTgtacacaacacacagagctgaccatAAACAGGCGAGAGGCCGAGCGTAACAGGCGCCGGAAAAATATACATCtattcaggggaaaaaaataataatttgggaAATTCAAccagaataaaaatattaaaaatatggtCATGTTCAGAATAACAGGAGTattactgtgcatgtaaacgcagCCACTGAACATTTTGCAGCAGATTTCCGCAGATCTTTTTATTTAGAGGAATACAGAATACAATAATAAACGCTTTAACGTGATGAACGCTGTTCGATCTGTCGGGTTCACGGATCACCTGATTCACATCTGGAAACATCGACTCTGCACAGACTGACCTCTCTTTGAACGCAGCCAGATGTTTATGATGCTTTTCCTGCATTTGGACGACTGTTCTGGTCGGCTGTTCGGATCCACCGAGGCTTCAGCAAACAGGCTCCGTGTtattggaggaaaaaaagcataaactGTTCAAGTTTTGACTGGGGTAAACTAAGTGGTTGGACTCTCTGCGGAGGGCTCATGTTGGTCCTAAAAATGACGTGAAAACTTTGTGGCGAGCTGTTTACCAAAAGCTTCAAATACTTTAAGGTTTATTGAAACCTGACAACAGCTTTTACAGCGTTCTGCATAACGgtgctttaaatgtttatattctGGTATGACGGTTGTGAATTCTCACCTTAAataatttatgattttgtttatattttatttgttttttttgttcaaaacagtgttacagtattttgtcattatttgatttgagcaaataaaaaaatgagtttttgaaaattcaaaaaaaaatctgtcaaat is a window from the Plectropomus leopardus isolate mb unplaced genomic scaffold, YSFRI_Pleo_2.0 unplaced_scaffold8762, whole genome shotgun sequence genome containing:
- the LOC121940465 gene encoding uncharacterized protein LOC121940465; translated protein: FPLSDPDRLKKWLANVRRKNWYPTTSSRLCSNHFEEHHFYLDSKGKRRLKNFAVPNIFTFPPHLMRKKQLTRATKGKIAIPFVTPCPLPSYLIQPYKTPGTVAHLLSVWDRKAVIIPDNGDPEPKNDIVIRNVQAAAADGVVEYNTRAEPERVMHDHDYLATCGFTKKRINVRTIHNYSVSPSAVTRDENAAQDQVVSESPSTPQQNENTEDQPVSESPSTPQRKDNTVQVDLVSMSTITLKTKENALRHKLVLARKKLKLKCQQTRRMKAKLLSLKALTKVLQKKMIAYEKRIAVMSLQESCTKCERVRNRLLS